The following proteins come from a genomic window of Halomarina ordinaria:
- a CDS encoding M20 family metallopeptidase → MTDARVVDPDATIDLLQEMVRIPSPYFEEHDLADFVYAWLADRDLAPEYHHVSEPDITGYEGDNVVARLEGNDPDAPTLLLNAHMDTVKLVEDWAEDPCSGRIEDGKLYGQGACDMKGGLAAIMVAFEALAERDLAGDVLFTAVVDEEGPYGLGADRLVRDGYTDDCDAAIVTEPGPVLSQGDDVENPALVLGARGRFLYDITVRGKAAHGSQPEKGVNAVVDAGRVAEALTDIEVGTHPELGDGSVCPLLLDGGSQTLSVPERARLMVDRHVVVGESEADVRADAETAIAALDLESEVDVSFREAPEPDIRYGPYVTDPDHPLVGSLRGAAERVTGVAPAIAYFSSVGDFNYFGERAGLPTVIVGPDGENIHGAGEFVYTDEVVEVADIVVEGASDLLG, encoded by the coding sequence ATGACTGACGCCCGCGTCGTCGACCCCGACGCGACCATCGACCTCCTGCAGGAGATGGTGCGAATCCCGAGCCCGTACTTCGAGGAGCACGACCTCGCGGACTTCGTCTACGCCTGGCTCGCCGACCGCGACCTCGCCCCCGAGTACCACCACGTGAGCGAACCGGACATCACCGGCTACGAGGGGGACAACGTCGTCGCCCGACTGGAGGGGAACGACCCCGACGCGCCGACGCTCCTGCTCAACGCCCACATGGACACGGTGAAGCTCGTCGAGGACTGGGCGGAGGACCCCTGCTCGGGGCGCATCGAGGACGGGAAACTGTACGGGCAGGGCGCCTGCGACATGAAGGGCGGCCTCGCCGCCATCATGGTCGCCTTCGAGGCACTCGCGGAGCGGGACCTGGCCGGCGACGTGCTGTTCACGGCCGTCGTCGACGAGGAGGGCCCCTACGGCCTCGGCGCAGACCGTCTCGTCCGCGACGGCTACACCGACGACTGCGACGCGGCCATCGTCACCGAACCCGGCCCCGTCCTCTCGCAGGGCGACGACGTCGAGAACCCGGCGCTCGTCCTCGGCGCGCGCGGCCGGTTCCTCTACGACATCACGGTCAGGGGGAAGGCGGCGCACGGCTCGCAGCCGGAGAAGGGAGTCAACGCCGTCGTCGACGCCGGGCGCGTCGCCGAGGCGCTCACCGACATCGAGGTCGGCACGCACCCCGAACTCGGCGACGGGTCGGTCTGTCCGCTCCTGCTCGACGGCGGGAGCCAGACGCTCTCGGTGCCCGAGCGCGCCCGCCTGATGGTCGACCGCCACGTCGTCGTCGGCGAGAGCGAGGCGGACGTGCGCGCCGACGCCGAGACGGCCATCGCGGCGCTCGACCTCGAGAGCGAGGTGGATGTGAGCTTCCGGGAGGCACCCGAACCGGACATCCGCTACGGCCCCTACGTCACCGACCCCGACCACCCGCTGGTCGGGTCGCTCCGCGGTGCGGCCGAGCGCGTGACGGGCGTCGCCCCCGCCATCGCCTACTTCTCCAGCGTCGGCGACTTCAACTACTTCGGCGAGCGGGCGGGCCTTCCGACGGTCATCGTCGGTCCCGACGGCGAGAACATCCACGGGGCGGGCGAGTTCGTCTACACCGACGAGGTCGTCGAGGTGGCCGACATCGTCGTCGAGGGAGCGAGCGACCTGCTCGGGTAG
- a CDS encoding M14 family zinc carboxypeptidase yields MRRRTYLKTTGTALLGLAATGTAVADDDRRGNYRPGGPWPGSEHAYNLNAYHTNEELAADLQRLDRKSDRISLTQIGRSAGLGGPIWEVTVGDGDTGVHLINQIHGDEPVGTEVTLSLLRDLALGNSKQVDLLLDELSFTVVPRVNPDGAMFEYDIDDDGTDEWIGRRTNTQDWAEGDSAYRPSYHYATPDDAHPGYDMNRDFNIALDADAIDEQDGSWSQSDSGVNYYDVEYEGYTLRSSGLMLAPEVRAVAASALRADPDYAITHHHQGRYLYPGSGDGNQPPKQTIMSVMPAYGEAYLDRSPFDFDGADVEQVVDPFIDAETSERSLQLNVLVEEALGQRGDSVFDSVTRYGYYPLWGSYLDTVCPNTGAAGLLYEVAGQTDDRGQQGFGQMVQATTVGFMATFEAMADGSIDDVDAEKYWDIPLTGDPLENPHGVDLPTR; encoded by the coding sequence ATGCGACGACGTACCTATCTGAAAACGACCGGAACGGCCCTCCTAGGGCTGGCGGCGACCGGGACCGCAGTTGCCGACGACGACCGACGCGGGAACTACCGCCCCGGTGGCCCGTGGCCGGGCAGCGAGCACGCGTACAACCTCAACGCCTACCACACGAACGAGGAACTCGCGGCCGACCTGCAGCGCCTCGACCGCAAGAGCGACCGCATCTCGCTGACGCAGATCGGTCGGTCGGCCGGCCTCGGCGGACCCATCTGGGAGGTCACGGTCGGCGACGGCGACACGGGCGTCCACCTCATCAACCAGATTCACGGCGACGAACCCGTCGGGACGGAAGTGACCCTCAGCCTACTGCGCGACCTCGCGCTCGGGAACTCGAAGCAGGTCGACCTCCTGCTCGACGAACTCTCGTTCACCGTGGTCCCCCGGGTGAACCCCGACGGGGCGATGTTCGAGTACGACATCGACGACGACGGGACCGACGAGTGGATCGGCCGCCGGACCAACACCCAGGACTGGGCGGAGGGCGACTCCGCGTACCGGCCGTCCTACCACTACGCGACGCCCGACGACGCGCACCCCGGCTACGACATGAACCGGGACTTCAACATCGCGCTGGACGCGGACGCCATCGACGAGCAGGACGGGTCGTGGTCCCAGAGCGACAGCGGCGTGAACTACTACGACGTCGAGTACGAGGGCTACACCCTGCGGTCGAGCGGGCTCATGCTCGCGCCCGAGGTGCGCGCCGTCGCCGCGAGCGCGCTCCGCGCCGACCCGGACTACGCCATCACGCACCACCACCAGGGGCGCTACCTCTACCCCGGTTCCGGCGACGGCAACCAGCCCCCTAAGCAGACCATCATGAGCGTCATGCCCGCCTACGGCGAGGCGTACCTCGACCGCTCGCCGTTCGACTTCGACGGCGCGGACGTCGAGCAGGTCGTCGACCCGTTCATCGACGCCGAGACGAGCGAGCGGTCGCTCCAACTGAACGTCCTCGTCGAGGAGGCGCTCGGCCAGCGCGGCGACAGCGTCTTCGACAGCGTGACCCGCTACGGCTACTACCCGCTGTGGGGGTCGTACCTCGACACCGTCTGCCCGAACACGGGCGCGGCGGGCCTGCTCTACGAGGTCGCCGGCCAGACCGACGACCGCGGCCAGCAGGGCTTCGGCCAGATGGTCCAGGCGACGACGGTGGGCTTCATGGCCACCTTCGAGGCGATGGCCGACGGCTCCATCGACGACGTGGACGCGGAGAAGTACTGGGACATCCCCCTGACGGGCGACCCGCTGGAGAACCCCCACGGCGTCGACCTCCCGACGCGGTAG
- a CDS encoding AI-2E family transporter — MNRHRAVLVVLLFVAAALAYALVRPFLQYVLLAVLLAYLLYPVQRRLAPRVGSRVAAATLITVTVGLLLLPVAVLLGVAAQQALGIVELLRTGAANYEGLERFLRTTFGVAVELDALLPTIPERLGEMVNRNGSEGTQRVLAEALNVVTTVTNLGIGLFVTLFLLYYLLVDGADVVGWVRRVLPLSPSVQRDLLGECDRLMWAAVVGNVVVALVQGLLTGIGFYAVGFSDVVFWTVVTFGLSLLPLIGASVVWLPASLYLVVTGQPVPGAALFAYGALVVSLSDNYLRPVVGGREANLNPGLFLLGIFGGLALLGVMGLFFGPVLLGMAKRIAEVTARELAEDSSIAR; from the coding sequence ATGAACAGACACCGGGCGGTACTGGTCGTCCTGCTGTTCGTCGCCGCCGCGCTGGCGTACGCGCTGGTACGGCCGTTCCTCCAGTACGTCCTGCTCGCGGTGTTGTTGGCGTACCTCCTCTACCCGGTCCAGCGGCGTCTCGCCCCGCGCGTCGGCTCCCGGGTGGCGGCGGCGACGCTCATCACCGTGACGGTGGGGTTGCTGTTGCTCCCCGTCGCGGTCCTCCTCGGGGTGGCCGCCCAGCAGGCGCTCGGCATCGTCGAGTTGCTCCGGACCGGGGCGGCCAACTACGAGGGACTCGAACGGTTCCTCCGGACGACGTTCGGCGTCGCCGTCGAACTCGACGCGCTCCTGCCGACGATTCCGGAGCGACTCGGCGAGATGGTCAACCGGAACGGGTCGGAGGGGACCCAGCGCGTCCTCGCCGAGGCGCTGAACGTCGTGACGACCGTGACGAACCTCGGCATCGGCCTGTTCGTCACCTTGTTCCTGCTCTACTACCTGCTCGTCGACGGGGCCGACGTCGTCGGCTGGGTCCGACGCGTCCTGCCGCTCAGCCCGTCGGTCCAGCGCGACCTCCTCGGCGAGTGCGACCGGCTCATGTGGGCCGCCGTCGTCGGCAACGTCGTCGTCGCGCTGGTACAGGGACTCCTCACCGGCATCGGGTTCTACGCCGTCGGGTTCTCGGACGTCGTCTTCTGGACCGTCGTCACGTTCGGGCTCTCGTTGCTCCCGCTCATCGGGGCGTCCGTCGTCTGGCTCCCCGCGTCGCTCTACCTCGTCGTCACCGGACAACCGGTCCCGGGGGCGGCGCTGTTCGCCTACGGTGCGCTCGTCGTCAGCCTCTCCGACAACTACCTCCGGCCGGTCGTCGGCGGTCGGGAGGCGAACCTGAACCCGGGACTGTTCCTGCTCGGTATCTTCGGCGGCCTCGCCCTCCTCGGGGTCATGGGGTTGTTCTTCGGGCCGGTCCTCCTCGGGATGGCGAAGCGAATCGCCGAGGTCACCGCCCGGGAACTCGCGGAGGACTCCAGCATCGCGCGCTGA
- a CDS encoding redox-regulated ATPase YchF, which produces MSYKIGLVGKPSVGKSSFFNAATMNDVPEGAYPFTTIDPSVGEAYVRVECAAPEFGETCTPETGFCEGGTRFVPTKLVDVAGLIPGAHEGKGLGNQFLTDLNEADVLVHVVDFSGTTDVEGEATEGHDPREDIAFLEDELDQWYLGVLEKGIERYRTGYHGADKDVEVSLAEQMDAFGITKDEVKQVVLAQGLDLDPDTWTEPDRLELAREIRKRTKPMVVAANKMDTPEAQANFAEITADPDYDHLTVVPVSAHAEKALKKADEAGVVDYTPGASDFEVVGDVSMEQKTGLERIRDFVTEYEGTGVQRALEAALFGELGAVAVFPGSSKGVVTDEGKVLRDCFLLPPNSTTEDFAYFLHTDIGDGLLHGIDCRSKRQIGADHELDHRDVVEILTTN; this is translated from the coding sequence ATGAGTTACAAGATCGGTCTCGTGGGCAAGCCCTCGGTGGGCAAGTCCTCCTTCTTCAACGCCGCGACGATGAACGACGTGCCGGAGGGTGCCTACCCCTTCACCACCATCGACCCGAGCGTCGGCGAGGCGTACGTCCGCGTCGAGTGCGCCGCCCCCGAGTTCGGCGAGACCTGCACCCCCGAGACGGGCTTCTGCGAGGGCGGCACCCGGTTCGTCCCGACGAAACTCGTCGACGTGGCGGGCCTCATCCCCGGCGCCCACGAGGGGAAGGGCCTCGGCAACCAGTTCCTCACCGACCTCAACGAGGCGGACGTCCTCGTCCACGTCGTCGACTTCTCCGGGACGACGGACGTCGAGGGCGAGGCGACGGAGGGTCACGACCCCCGCGAGGACATCGCCTTCCTCGAGGACGAACTCGACCAGTGGTACCTCGGCGTCCTGGAGAAGGGCATCGAGCGCTACCGCACCGGCTACCACGGCGCCGACAAGGACGTCGAGGTGTCGCTGGCCGAGCAGATGGACGCCTTCGGCATCACCAAAGACGAGGTGAAGCAGGTCGTCCTCGCGCAGGGGCTGGACCTCGACCCCGACACGTGGACGGAACCGGACCGCCTCGAACTCGCCCGCGAGATACGGAAGCGCACGAAACCGATGGTCGTCGCGGCCAACAAGATGGACACGCCGGAGGCGCAGGCCAACTTCGCGGAGATAACCGCCGACCCCGACTACGACCACCTCACGGTCGTCCCGGTGAGCGCCCACGCCGAGAAGGCGCTGAAGAAGGCCGACGAGGCCGGCGTCGTCGACTACACGCCCGGCGCGTCGGACTTCGAGGTCGTGGGGGACGTCTCGATGGAGCAGAAGACCGGCCTCGAACGCATCCGCGACTTCGTCACCGAGTACGAGGGGACGGGTGTCCAGCGCGCGCTCGAAGCCGCGCTGTTCGGCGAACTCGGGGCCGTGGCGGTCTTCCCCGGGAGTTCGAAGGGCGTCGTCACCGACGAGGGGAAGGTCCTCCGGGACTGTTTCCTCCTCCCTCCGAACTCCACCACGGAGGACTTCGCGTACTTCCTCCACACCGACATCGGCGACGGCCTCCTCCACGGCATCGACTGCCGGAGCAAGCGGCAGATCGGTGCCGACCACGAACTGGACCACCGCGACGTCGTCGAGATACTCACGACGAACTGA